From the Salvelinus fontinalis isolate EN_2023a chromosome 21, ASM2944872v1, whole genome shotgun sequence genome, the window CCAAAACATCACCAAATTTATATGGGGCAATAAAAAACCTAGGATCAAGCTCTCCACTCTATTGAAACCTGAATCTAAGGGTGGTcttgcccttccctcccttcaattgtactactggtctgcccaaatccgcaacatgctaacatggatcACAAACAGACAAGAGTCAACGTGGAACCAGATAGAAGCCCAATCCTGTGGTTCATTGCCACTAAGCTCAACTATATTCATTAATAACTTTTGTGAAGTGGGCAACATAGCCAAAACATTTGTGATTTACAGCACCCTACTAGCGTGGAGGGACTGTAAGAAATACCTGGGCATCTCCTCCCAGATATGTTCTCACTCGCCTATAGTAGGACACCCAGACTTGCCAAAAGCCCTGAGGGATGCCAACTTTAATCTTTGGCATACTCTAGGAGTCAGGACCTTTTCAGACCTATTTCATCAGAAGACCACTACACTGAAATCCTTTCAAGAGCTCTGCAGTGAATTCAATGTGCCAAGATCCCATTTTTTTAAAAATATCTTCAAATTAGACATTTCATCTCATTTACTTCCAAGAGGAGGTTTAGAACTCAGTTGAATGAAGTTGAAACCCTTCTTGTCACAGCACAGTCCATTAAAGGCAAAATATCCTATATCTATAGAATCCTTTCTGAGAAAGCCTCCTTTACTCCTTTGAAAATAATCTGGGAAAAGGACCTTGGTCTGACTATCAGTGATGAGTTATGGGCGGAGGTTTGCGACAGGGTATactgctcctctactaatgtaaaaatgaaagaaTCTAATTACAAATTTTTGTACAAATTTTATTACACTCCCTTGAGACTCCATAaaatgaaaacagacatttctcctaactgtaaaagatgtacctctgaaagtggaacctatatgcatgtattttggagctgtagagagattgccagattttggcaatctatacatactgctgcacagaaaatactagatgtacagtttgatatgaccccgtgtctctatcttcttaatgcccagcaggactttgttcttgatcctgacagagaaaatttgctcatgaccattacatactttgctaagaaatgtattcttctattgtgggcctctaatacctctcctacatttaaaatgtggattgaCCAGATTGTTGACTTTCTCCCTCTTCAAAAGCTCAGTTATGACCTCCACAAGAGACAGCCCAAGTTTGATAGACTCTGGTCTCCACTACTCAACTATATTTCAAATTGGACAGAGTGAATGGGGGGGATCAGGGAGATGAGCAGATGCGTGTTGTGTAAGGTGCTGTAAAATCTAAAAAACTAATTATTGGCTCGTCATCTCAGCTAAGGCTGGAAATAGCTAATAAGAACCTTGATAGTGCTGCTTCACGTTCTATATTTTAAATTTTGTTATAATTATTATTGTTATAatacatataattattatttgtgtgtatgtatgtatgtatatatatatatatatatatatatatgtatgtatgtatgtatgtatgtatgtatgtatgtatgtatgtatgtatgtatgtatgtatgtatgtatgtatgtatgtatgtatgtatgtatgtatgtatgtgtgtgtgtgtgtgtgtgtgtgtgtgtgtgtgtgtgtgtatatatatatatatatacaattttttttttttttttttttagtctgTCAGATCtgtgaatgtggaatgtgtttggttggttgattgaaaacttaataaaactttaaattgaaaaaaaaaagtaTTCTTAAGttagtaatttccactttaacatttcagacttgatttgccctaatgtaaaatgtatcaacccctaaaataaatgtaaattaattataatccacataataattcacatttcttgttgctgcagaattatttccctgctgtagcaaactggctcaatttaagatcctatatctgtatgcACTTGGTATGTATTTAAAAGGCTGACGCCAGCTTTCTTGCACACCTTGTCATCCTCTCAGGATGAGAGAGGTTCGAGTGCAGACACAGACAATACTCCGGCTGTGTTGGCTGTGAAGAAGATAAAGTCTCTTTTCCCTGACCTGCTGATGGCCTGTGACGTCTGCCTCTGTCCCTACACCTCACATGGACACTGTGGTCAGTCACTCTCTATCACATTCCATTTGTCTAAAACTAAtgtaaatataatttattttgaTTGACAGTACATTGTTATAAGACTGCCCTCTGATTCTCCCTCAGGAATCTTGCGGGAGGATGGCACTCTGGACAATGGTGCCAGTTGCCAACGTTTGGCAGAAGTGGCATTGGCCTATGCCCGCGCTGGTGAGTTTGGTCACTCCTCACCCCTCTGTTTTCCACTCTCACTTCTAAAAAATAGTGTTTATCAATACCAATGTTGATATTGTTTATGGGGGCTTATACCCATGTCAATAGTTTAAGATCTCTTGTTCGTCTCGTATAGGCTGTCACATCATTGCACCCTCTGATATGATGGATGGGCGAGTGGGAGCTATCAAACATTCACTGATGTCCAATGACATGGGCAACAAGGTAACAGATGGGAGCACTAGTTTGTACATAAAAATAGAACGCATATTCATATGGACTCAATAAGGAAAGGAATACTCACTGTAAGGAAATCCTCAGTAAGGAAGCCATTTGCTAAAAGGCAGAATTTCCTGAATGAAAATGTCCAAGAAAATACATGCATTTCCTCCTCCTCAGGTGTCAGTGCTGAGTTACAGTGCCAAGTTTGCTTCCTGTTACTATGGTCCCTTCAGGTAACAATTGATTGTAAAACTTAAGATGGGCAGAAAAGGCATTACTTACGCGTTACCATTTGACAAGATGTTCTAAGATCTCTTATTATGTGTGTGTAGAGATGCAGCACAGTCCAAGCCAGCATTTGGAGATAGGCGCTGTTATCAGCTGCCCTCCGGTGCAAGGGGCCTGGCACTACGAGCTGTGGTAAGAAAGTGTCTGAAGTGTGTCCATGTGTATTAGGGGGATATCGTGTTTGTGTCAGAGATCTTCCGTTTACCCAGCTGGTTGAGTTTTTGTTTATGGTTTTATCTCAGGACAGAGATGTCAAGGAGGGAGCAGATATGCTGATGGTGAAGCCAGGACTGCCCTATctggacatagtgagggaggtcAAAGACAAGGTCAGTATGTTCTCCCTCATTAACCCCTTTCTGTCTGGTAACAGTGTTTCAGGCTCTGGGTGTGGTGTTGATAGTTTGAGCTAAATAACCACACCACACTAAATTCACACCCAAGGGTACACAAACAAGCTTTTCATCAGTTATCTATGAAGACTACAAAATGTGCCTCTTTAGCTTCTCTTCTGACAACATGAACTCAGCAagaaaagaaatgtccctttttcaggaccctgtctttcaaagataattcgtaaaaatccaaataacttcacagatctccattgtaaagggtttaaacattgtttcccgtgcttgttcaatgaaccataaacagttaatgaacatgcacctgtggaacggtcattaagacactaacagcttacagacggtaggcaattaaggtcacagttatgaaaacttaggacactaaagaggcctttctactgactctgaaaaacaccaaaagaaagatgcttagggtccctgctcatctgcgtgaacttgccttaggcatgctgcaaggaggcatgaggactgcagatgtggccagggcaataaattgcaatgtccgtactgtgagatgactaagacagcgctacagggagacaggacggacatcgtcctcgcagtggcagaccacgtgtaacaacacctgcacaggattggtacagcCGAACATCACAACTGCGGGGCAggcacaggatggcaacaacaactgcctgagttacaccaggaatgcacaatccctccatcagtgctcagactgtccgcaataggctgagagaggctggactgagggcttgtagttctgttgtaaggcaggtcctcactagacatcactggcaaaaacgtcacctatgggcacaaacccactgtcgctggaccagacaggactggcaaaaagtgctcttcactgacgagttgcggttttggctcaccaggggtgatggtcggattcgcatttatcatcAAAGAAAtaagtgttacaccgaggcctgtactctggagcgggatcaatttggaggtggagggtccgtcatggtctggggcggtgtgtcacagcatcattggactgagcttgttgtcattgcaggcaatctcaacgctgtgcgttacatggaaaacatcctcctccctcatgtggtacccttcctgcaggctcatcctgacatgaccctccagcatgacaatgccaccagccatactgcttgttctgtgcgtgatttcgtgcaagacaggaatgtcagtgttctgccatggccagtgaagagctcggatctcaatcccattgagcacgtctgggacctgttggattggaaggtgagggctagggccattccccccagaaatgtccgggaacttgcaagtaggtgccttggtggaagagtggggtaacatctcacagcaagaactggcaaatctggtgcaatccatgaggaggagatgcactgcagtacttaatgcagctggtggccacaccagatacagactgttacttttgattttgacccccgctTTTGTggagggacacattattccatttctgttagtcacatgtctgtggaacttgttcagtttatgtctcagttgttgaatcttgttatgttcatacaaatatttacacatgttaagtttgctgaaaataaacgcagttgacagtgagagtacgtttctttttttgctgagtttacatgtttTCACTATCTTTCACAATAGTTTCATCTGCTCCATCGCTTTCTTACCATCCTTCCCTGGTCTCTTCCAGCACCCCACTCACCCACTGGCAGTGTATAACGTGTCAGGGGAGTTTGCCATGCTGTGGCATGGGGCCCAGGCTGGAGCTTTTGACCTGCGCACCGCTGTACTGGAGTCTATGACTGCCTTCCGCAGGGCAGGTGAGAGGGGATGGGAGACTTTGGGTCTGGAGGAACAGTGCTTTGTTCTCTATCGAGAGAGTGAGTTCTACTGCTCTAGTTCTATATTCTTCCCTCTGCTCTAGGTGCTGACATCATCATCACCTACTACACACCTCAACTGCTCACCTGGCTGAAAGAGTAACAGACAGAAGGATGGACATAAAGATGGATCATGTAACAAACTCCTTTTTACCCAGCTGTGCAAGGCTGACCTACACTGACAAATGGTGTCTATTCAAACCAAACTGACATGTGAGAACAGGCAATCTATCTTCATACATTAATTTACAGTTTATTTTTATACAGAACATTGTTACGTcatattattttttttctttgtgTGCAGCAACCACTAATTCTCATCAAAGATGGGAGTCTTGGATCTAGTAGACACTTTTGTAAAGCGTATCAAATTCGCTTTGAAGGGTTTGTCTAATGTTAGATGAAAGAATGgtaatataaaatatgttgattGTGTTTTTGGTTTATGGACATTATTTACTATTCTATAGTTTTCTAAATAGAGTATCATGATTATAGGCCTTGACTTTTTATAGTTCTGTGATGTCTGTAATAGCTCTGGCTTTAGCGCTGACATTTAGCAGTGGTTGTAAGGTTGGGTTAAGAAACCTGTAAAGCTCTTTTTTACCAGGGTAAATGGTCCTGTCCCAGAAAATAGAGATTTGTTAGATAACAGCAATAAAGCTACAACCAAGTCTGAAATGTGCTCCATCAAGTAACATTTTCTTAATTACATATAACTTTGTTCAATATGTTTGTCATAGATTTGACTAAACATAATGAAAGCAAAATAGGTTGCAGTTCAGCCACACTCGACTCTGCTGGTTACCTTCTGTACTTGGGTGTTGTCAGATATATCCACCTCCCAAAGAAGGAGTTTACAGACAAGTCATCATTATCACAAGCACAGAGGAAAAGTACCGGCTAGCCATATGCAGAACTATCTAATTCTGTACTAATCAGTGAAATCTTAAAGGAAGGATGCATTTCCAAAGTACTAAAACCCTACCCCTAGTCCCTCTCTAAAATAGCCATCTAAGAGAGAATCTTATTGGCTGGAGGGTTTTCACTGGATGGTGCCTCGTTGAAGACTGTCCACACATCCTCCCCTGCAAAATAGAAAAACAGGTAGAAGTTGAACATGCTTTACTCAGCTACTGTACCTACACACACCCATAGATTCGACAGGAGAACTAGACATACACATTTTGGCAGGTCAAAACACTTACCCCTGAGCTGGTATTGTCATCCTGTAGCTGATTTGATCTTTCCTGAGGGGCAGCAGCAGGAAGCAATGCTGTCAGCCACATAGGACAGCGCTGAGAAGGGACACAATTTGTTAATGTGCAATATTACAGTATGTGTCTGTTTCAGTGCTTTCATGTATTTTCCTCATCCTATGTTCATTACATTGTTATTACTTATATACTAGGGCTCTTCATTAGGAGAACAGATATTTTTTAACTCCAGTGAATTTCAAAGCTTTCTATTTGTCTGGCAATCATTTGTCATCTGTAAatgatgcacaatcgagagcatcctgtc encodes:
- the LOC129818427 gene encoding delta-aminolevulinic acid dehydratase-like gives rise to the protein MQPVESLLHSGYFHPTLRYWQTCASDLRPENLIYPIFITDSPDAVEPINSLPGQARYGVNKLEGMLRPLVEKGLKCVLIFGVPAKIAKDERGSSADTDNTPAVLAVKKIKSLFPDLLMACDVCLCPYTSHGHCGILREDGTLDNGASCQRLAEVALAYARAGCHIIAPSDMMDGRVGAIKHSLMSNDMGNKVSVLSYSAKFASCYYGPFRDAAQSKPAFGDRRCYQLPSGARGLALRAVDRDVKEGADMLMVKPGLPYLDIVREVKDKHPTHPLAVYNVSGEFAMLWHGAQAGAFDLRTAVLESMTAFRRAGADIIITYYTPQLLTWLKE